In one Rhodopirellula halodulae genomic region, the following are encoded:
- a CDS encoding cytochrome c oxidase subunit II — protein MFPANESLAMTFPTLLADLNESFWFPIQGSSFAEEVDWVYDLILYISLAFFIPMMAFMAWCLVKYIKARGTKAESQTSHNTPLELTWSIGPSVLLVWMFVQGSISFLDMRTPPEGSYDVGVQAFKWGWTMDYGNGVFHPELHIVKDEPTKLSMRSTDVIHSLFIPAFRAKKDIVPGRYNYMWFKPTVASEKISDEELAKLKKQSEGATWDYDMHQVTPEGYTFFDLYCTEYCGKNHSEMQTVVVVHETQAELDAWIKANSARGSDVSQEAWGELLYNRRGCAGCHSIDGTKLVGPSFKDLYGSEHPLASGDNVLVDENYVRESIIAPKAKVVAGYQPVMPSYKGQLSDDDIDSIIAFLKSISENAPSEPAAEAESEEESAE, from the coding sequence ATGTTTCCTGCAAACGAATCGCTTGCCATGACGTTCCCAACCTTGTTGGCCGACCTGAACGAGAGCTTTTGGTTCCCGATCCAAGGTTCGTCGTTCGCTGAAGAGGTCGATTGGGTTTATGACCTGATCCTGTACATCAGCTTGGCGTTTTTCATTCCGATGATGGCGTTCATGGCGTGGTGCTTGGTCAAATACATCAAAGCACGAGGAACGAAGGCTGAAAGCCAAACGTCGCACAACACGCCTCTGGAATTGACTTGGTCGATCGGGCCGTCCGTGTTGCTGGTTTGGATGTTCGTGCAGGGATCGATTTCCTTCCTCGACATGCGTACGCCCCCCGAAGGCTCGTACGACGTCGGCGTTCAGGCCTTCAAATGGGGCTGGACGATGGATTACGGCAACGGCGTCTTTCATCCTGAATTGCACATTGTCAAAGACGAACCGACCAAGTTGTCGATGCGAAGCACCGACGTCATTCACAGTCTGTTCATCCCGGCTTTCCGAGCGAAGAAAGACATCGTGCCGGGCCGCTACAACTACATGTGGTTCAAACCAACCGTTGCGAGCGAAAAGATCAGCGATGAAGAACTCGCAAAGCTGAAGAAACAGAGCGAAGGTGCGACCTGGGACTACGACATGCACCAGGTAACGCCCGAAGGCTACACGTTCTTCGATTTGTACTGCACGGAATACTGCGGGAAGAACCACTCGGAAATGCAAACGGTCGTTGTTGTTCACGAGACCCAGGCTGAACTGGATGCGTGGATCAAGGCCAACTCGGCCCGTGGATCGGACGTCTCGCAGGAAGCTTGGGGTGAGCTGCTTTACAACCGTCGCGGTTGTGCCGGTTGTCACTCGATCGACGGCACCAAATTGGTAGGACCGTCGTTCAAAGACCTCTACGGCAGCGAGCACCCGTTGGCCAGCGGTGACAATGTCTTGGTCGACGAAAACTACGTCCGCGAATCGATCATCGCTCCGAAGGCGAAGGTGGTTGCTGGATATCAGCCGGTCATGCCGAGCTACAAAGGCCAACTCAGCGACGATGACATTGATTCGATCATCGCTTTCCTGAAATCGATCAGCGAAAACGCGCCTTCCGAGCCAGCAGCGGAGGCTGAATCCGAAGAGGAATCCGCCGAATAA
- the pyrF gene encoding orotidine-5'-phosphate decarboxylase, which translates to MTFATQLNAAILRTGSVTCVGLDPRLEQLPKPLRESVVEGKADSAAAAYTQFCCEIIDAVADLVPCVKPQAAFFEQLGPAGMVSLGEVIAHANRAGLLVITDGKRNDIGSTATAYADAYLGCSGPERSPWGSDALTVSPYLGRDSLEPFVEVCDRRAAGIFVLVKTSNPGGGYLQDLSVDGKTVYQSVAELVTELNSTRLDADGYGPVGAVVGATYPEQLVELRKAMPHSILLVPGFGAQGGSAEDVRPAVDANGAGAVVNSSRHIIFAYKRAEFSVAADESNWQDAVREATLQMNEQLKF; encoded by the coding sequence ATGACTTTTGCGACGCAGCTCAATGCGGCCATTTTGCGGACTGGATCGGTAACGTGTGTGGGCTTGGACCCTCGTTTGGAGCAGTTGCCCAAGCCGCTGCGAGAGTCGGTGGTGGAAGGCAAGGCAGATTCCGCCGCGGCCGCCTACACGCAGTTTTGTTGCGAAATCATCGATGCCGTCGCGGACCTAGTCCCATGTGTGAAGCCACAGGCGGCTTTTTTCGAGCAATTGGGCCCGGCGGGTATGGTCTCTCTCGGCGAAGTGATTGCTCACGCGAATCGAGCGGGCCTGTTGGTGATCACCGATGGGAAACGCAACGATATCGGCAGTACCGCCACGGCCTATGCCGACGCTTACTTAGGGTGCTCCGGCCCGGAGCGTTCGCCCTGGGGAAGCGATGCCTTGACCGTCAGCCCGTATTTGGGGCGTGACAGCCTGGAACCGTTTGTGGAGGTTTGCGATCGCCGGGCGGCCGGGATCTTCGTGCTGGTCAAGACATCCAATCCCGGCGGTGGATATCTGCAGGATTTGTCCGTCGATGGAAAGACCGTCTATCAATCCGTGGCGGAGTTGGTGACCGAGCTGAACTCGACGCGGCTGGACGCGGATGGCTATGGACCGGTCGGGGCGGTCGTTGGTGCGACCTATCCTGAGCAATTGGTTGAGTTGCGAAAGGCAATGCCTCACAGCATTCTCTTGGTCCCTGGATTTGGGGCTCAAGGCGGATCAGCCGAAGATGTACGGCCCGCTGTGGATGCAAACGGCGCGGGCGCGGTTGTGAATAGTTCACGGCACATCATCTTTGCCTACAAGCGTGCCGAGTTCTCTGTGGCCGCGGATGAAAGCAATTGGCAAGACGCCGTTCGCGAAGCAACGCTTCAGATGAATGAGCAACTCAAGTTCTGA
- a CDS encoding quinol:electron acceptor oxidoreductase subunit ActD: MTESQPTPQTVKDDQKVHGVVAEFTDVDSLLAACRRVRDAGYTKADAFTPFPVHGIDTALGIKPTVLPWIALAAGLTGTTIALVMQTWMNGIDYQYIISGKPFISLPAFIPVTFELTILLASFGTFFGMWALNGLPKFSNPMFTSPRFDRATDDTFFLFLDAKDARFDEAGAKALLSELGGEFVEPVVEDETSKVIPKGLLIGLATIIFLSFIPALAVLRMRVTKSGSPRFHIFPDMDFSPSKDAQQTTTLFADGRAMRPDVPGTVRRGDLDWDVNFKTGIDMEQLATIDAPRAAQLVALQDDVAVDEDDEVAEADAASEESAPAADETGDNTPWLTQNPLELSDEVLARGQQQFNIYCSVCHGMNGRGNGLVNRRAQKILATTWTPPSNMHDPTLYADVYPDGKLFSTITNGIRKMPGYASQIKAKDRWAVVAYVRALQASQNASLEDVPEGKRSEIEKEQADVQAQLKAAEEATADSAEESSEASSDENSEASSDENNE; encoded by the coding sequence ATGACTGAATCCCAACCCACACCGCAAACGGTCAAGGACGATCAAAAAGTCCACGGTGTTGTCGCCGAATTCACGGATGTTGATTCGTTGTTGGCGGCTTGTCGTCGCGTTCGCGATGCGGGCTACACCAAGGCGGATGCGTTCACGCCGTTCCCGGTGCACGGGATCGATACGGCGCTGGGGATCAAGCCAACGGTGTTGCCTTGGATCGCGTTGGCGGCTGGTTTGACCGGGACGACCATCGCGTTGGTGATGCAAACCTGGATGAACGGGATCGACTACCAATACATCATCTCGGGCAAGCCATTCATTTCGCTTCCGGCCTTCATCCCGGTCACGTTTGAATTGACGATCTTGCTCGCATCGTTCGGAACGTTCTTCGGAATGTGGGCACTCAACGGTTTGCCGAAGTTCAGCAACCCGATGTTCACCAGCCCTCGTTTTGACCGGGCGACCGACGACACGTTTTTCTTGTTCCTCGACGCCAAAGACGCTCGTTTTGACGAAGCCGGTGCCAAGGCGTTGCTATCGGAACTGGGTGGTGAATTTGTGGAGCCGGTGGTGGAGGATGAAACCTCCAAAGTGATTCCCAAGGGGCTGCTGATCGGTTTGGCGACAATCATTTTCTTGTCGTTCATTCCAGCATTGGCTGTTTTGCGGATGCGAGTGACCAAGAGTGGTTCGCCTCGTTTCCACATCTTCCCTGACATGGACTTCTCGCCATCCAAGGACGCTCAGCAAACAACGACATTGTTTGCCGATGGCCGTGCGATGCGACCTGACGTGCCCGGTACTGTTCGCCGTGGTGATCTGGATTGGGACGTCAACTTCAAGACCGGAATCGACATGGAGCAACTTGCCACGATTGACGCTCCGCGAGCTGCCCAGCTGGTCGCCCTGCAGGATGACGTTGCCGTCGACGAAGACGACGAGGTGGCGGAAGCCGACGCCGCATCGGAAGAATCGGCACCCGCCGCGGACGAAACTGGCGACAACACACCTTGGTTGACCCAAAATCCATTGGAACTGTCGGACGAAGTTCTGGCCCGTGGTCAACAACAATTCAATATCTACTGCTCCGTCTGCCATGGCATGAACGGCCGCGGCAATGGCTTGGTCAATCGCCGAGCACAGAAGATCCTGGCAACCACCTGGACGCCACCGTCGAATATGCACGACCCGACGCTGTATGCCGACGTTTACCCCGACGGCAAATTGTTCAGCACGATCACCAACGGCATCCGCAAAATGCCTGGTTACGCATCGCAAATCAAAGCCAAAGATCGCTGGGCCGTTGTCGCCTACGTGCGTGCTTTGCAAGCCAGCCAAAACGCATCGCTGGAGGACGTGCCGGAAGGCAAACGATCCGAGATCGAAAAGGAGCAAGCCGACGTGCAGGCTCAGTTGAAGGCGGCAGAGGAAGCGACAGCCGACTCGGCCGAAGAATCCAGCGAAGCAAGCAGCGACGAGAACAGCGAAGCAAGCAGCGACGAGAACAACGAGTAA
- a CDS encoding cytochrome c3 family protein encodes MKRFLFPRWVNPFLGVLGLALVGGGVFAAAMGGLVTDPQTLNVGYQPTQPVPFSHAIHAGQLKMDCRYCHNTVFDAAHAAVPPTATCVNCHSPAGDNGQTALGAVHVDSPKLDPIHESWKSGRSVAWKRIHNLPEFVYFNHAAHVNSGVSCVSCHGRIDQMEVVYQHEQLSMAWCITCHRNPNEHLRPVEFVTKLDWTPPEDWDQEAFAKAHREENNINPQVHCAVCHR; translated from the coding sequence ATGAAACGTTTTTTGTTTCCACGTTGGGTCAATCCCTTCTTGGGCGTTCTGGGACTGGCCCTCGTTGGTGGAGGCGTCTTCGCCGCTGCCATGGGAGGTTTGGTCACGGACCCGCAAACACTCAACGTGGGCTACCAGCCGACTCAACCGGTCCCTTTCAGCCACGCGATTCACGCGGGGCAGTTGAAGATGGATTGTCGCTACTGCCACAACACCGTCTTTGATGCGGCTCACGCGGCGGTGCCTCCGACTGCGACCTGCGTGAACTGTCACTCGCCCGCCGGCGACAACGGCCAAACCGCTTTGGGCGCCGTTCATGTCGACAGCCCCAAGCTCGATCCCATTCACGAAAGTTGGAAGAGTGGTCGCAGTGTGGCTTGGAAACGCATTCACAACCTGCCCGAATTCGTTTACTTCAACCACGCAGCACACGTGAATTCCGGTGTCAGCTGCGTTTCGTGCCACGGTCGCATCGATCAGATGGAAGTGGTTTATCAACACGAGCAATTGTCGATGGCATGGTGCATCACCTGTCACCGAAATCCAAACGAACACCTTCGCCCGGTTGAGTTCGTCACCAAGTTGGATTGGACGCCGCCCGAAGATTGGGACCAAGAGGCGTTCGCCAAGGCTCATCGCGAAGAGAACAACATCAATCCACAAGTCCATTGCGCGGTTTGCCACCGATAG
- a CDS encoding SCO family protein, which translates to MTTTHSSRPSHRSPLAGRFALVGLLLVVTLVSQKSAVAQPSTGAMEQGAPVLLNDGVPKGVENVTVEQRLGNTLPKDMPLVDSMGRKFRLDHYLDGERSLILTLNYSNCPMLCNVQLNQLAQSLEKMDDLKIGEDFQLLSVSIDPSETDQRLRDTKQRYVEQVPSHGKANDGWSFTRTTKANVDRLAKEVGFSYKYNSRTKEYAHPAMLAFVSPDGVITRYSLGVAFPPDQMKLALVEAGQGQVGGIVDQFVLWCYSYDPNENSYVPQAWKLMRLGGGLTITLLGLALLPYWLGRKGSPSQHPNNDTESGGDETPALGSEGDSEPAPLKPTQWHLS; encoded by the coding sequence ATGACCACAACGCACTCCTCTCGACCGTCGCATCGCTCGCCTTTGGCGGGGCGTTTTGCGCTGGTGGGATTGCTTCTGGTCGTGACCCTTGTGTCGCAAAAGTCCGCGGTTGCTCAGCCGAGTACTGGGGCGATGGAGCAAGGGGCTCCAGTGTTGCTCAACGATGGAGTGCCCAAAGGCGTCGAGAACGTCACCGTCGAGCAACGTCTTGGCAATACGCTTCCCAAAGACATGCCGTTGGTGGATTCGATGGGACGCAAGTTCCGTTTGGACCATTATCTGGACGGCGAGCGTTCTCTGATTCTGACGTTGAACTACAGCAATTGTCCGATGCTGTGCAACGTTCAGTTGAACCAGTTGGCACAGTCGCTCGAGAAGATGGACGACTTGAAGATCGGTGAAGATTTTCAATTGCTGAGTGTGAGCATTGATCCATCTGAAACCGACCAACGACTGCGGGACACCAAGCAACGTTATGTCGAGCAGGTGCCATCGCATGGGAAGGCCAACGATGGTTGGTCGTTCACTCGCACGACCAAAGCCAACGTGGATCGTTTGGCAAAGGAGGTCGGATTCTCCTACAAGTACAACTCACGCACCAAAGAATATGCTCACCCGGCGATGCTGGCGTTCGTTTCGCCCGACGGTGTGATCACACGGTATTCGTTGGGCGTGGCATTCCCACCGGACCAGATGAAGTTGGCGTTGGTCGAAGCTGGCCAAGGTCAGGTTGGCGGCATCGTCGATCAATTTGTCTTGTGGTGTTACAGCTACGATCCGAACGAGAACAGTTATGTGCCGCAAGCTTGGAAGCTGATGCGGTTGGGCGGAGGATTGACGATCACCTTGCTGGGGCTGGCACTGTTGCCCTATTGGCTTGGCCGCAAGGGTTCGCCTTCGCAGCACCCAAACAACGACACAGAATCCGGCGGCGATGAAACGCCCGCCCTCGGTTCCGAAGGGGATTCGGAACCGGCACCTTTGAAACCGACTCAGTGGCATTTGTCCTAG
- the nrfD gene encoding NrfD/PsrC family molybdoenzyme membrane anchor subunit, protein MSLAIPNGLDNSNDRPGQRAPLVLGDTNYHSITEAVCKIAEQPPSRAWVIGFLVAVHLATMLGLCIAYLIYTGVGVWGNRAPIFWGWPIVNFVFWVGIGHAGTLISAILYLFRQEWRTSINRTAEAMTIFAVVCAGTFPGIHVGRAWLAFWLAPYPSLNLWMWPQFRSPLLWDVFAVSTYATVSLLFWYMGMVPDLATFRDRSKNPFRRAIYGVLALGWSGSSRHWMRYEKAYALLAAFAAPLVLSVHTIVSFDFAVSQVPGWHTTIFPPYFVAGAIFSGFAMVITLMVPARTIFNIEKLITIRHLENMCKIILTTGLIVGLAYGTEFFIAWYGQVPEEKFAFINRAFGPYWWAYWTMIACNVISPNIFWSKKARTTPWIMFVVSIFVNIGMWFERFVITITSLSRDYLPSAWAYFSPTWVDWCMLIGSFGLFFTLFLLFCRLMPIVNMAETKATLAKELHMAHADHSHEGDH, encoded by the coding sequence ATGTCTCTCGCAATCCCAAACGGACTGGATAATTCGAACGACCGCCCCGGTCAGCGTGCACCGCTGGTCCTTGGCGATACGAATTATCACTCGATCACCGAAGCGGTCTGCAAGATCGCCGAGCAACCACCGTCTCGCGCGTGGGTGATCGGGTTCTTGGTTGCTGTTCACTTGGCGACCATGTTGGGATTGTGCATCGCTTACCTGATCTATACCGGGGTGGGTGTCTGGGGGAACCGGGCGCCGATCTTCTGGGGTTGGCCGATTGTCAACTTCGTGTTTTGGGTCGGGATTGGTCACGCCGGTACGTTGATCAGCGCGATTTTGTACTTGTTCCGCCAAGAATGGCGAACGAGTATCAACCGCACGGCAGAGGCCATGACGATTTTCGCGGTGGTTTGTGCGGGGACCTTCCCCGGCATCCACGTGGGACGTGCTTGGTTGGCATTTTGGTTGGCACCCTATCCAAGTTTGAACTTGTGGATGTGGCCTCAATTCCGCAGTCCGCTGCTGTGGGACGTTTTTGCGGTCTCGACCTACGCCACCGTTTCGCTGTTGTTCTGGTACATGGGGATGGTTCCCGATTTGGCGACCTTCCGCGACCGCAGTAAGAACCCTTTCCGCCGTGCGATCTACGGTGTGCTGGCCCTGGGGTGGAGCGGTTCATCGCGTCACTGGATGCGTTACGAAAAAGCTTACGCCTTGCTGGCGGCTTTCGCGGCTCCGCTGGTTTTGTCGGTGCACACGATCGTGTCCTTTGACTTCGCGGTCTCACAGGTTCCTGGTTGGCACACGACAATCTTCCCGCCTTACTTCGTCGCCGGTGCGATTTTTTCCGGTTTCGCGATGGTGATCACGTTGATGGTTCCCGCCCGGACGATCTTCAACATCGAGAAGCTGATCACGATTCGGCACCTCGAGAATATGTGCAAAATCATCCTGACGACCGGTTTGATCGTCGGTTTGGCATACGGCACCGAATTCTTCATCGCTTGGTACGGCCAAGTTCCCGAAGAGAAGTTCGCTTTCATCAACCGTGCCTTCGGGCCGTATTGGTGGGCGTACTGGACAATGATCGCCTGCAACGTGATCTCGCCCAATATCTTCTGGTCAAAGAAAGCTCGCACGACACCTTGGATCATGTTTGTCGTTTCGATCTTCGTGAACATCGGAATGTGGTTTGAACGTTTCGTGATCACGATCACCAGTCTTTCCCGCGACTATTTGCCAAGTGCTTGGGCTTACTTCAGCCCGACCTGGGTCGACTGGTGCATGTTGATTGGTTCGTTTGGTTTGTTCTTCACCCTGTTCCTGTTGTTCTGCCGTTTGATGCCGATCGTCAACATGGCAGAAACCAAAGCGACTCTCGCGAAAGAGTTGCACATGGCTCACGCCGACCATTCGCACGAGGGCGACCACTGA
- a CDS encoding TAT-variant-translocated molybdopterin oxidoreductase — protein sequence MTTSTQDAGFDSSEASPSSAAGKPQYWRSLSEFRQDESFVNDFLHREFPVAASEFPEGVSRRRWMQIMGASLAMAGAAGCRYPEELIAPFVLRPANRAPGEQYQAATNFELAGEVQHLLITSVDGRPIKVEPNTNHPAGGGAGTYAQASVLGLYDPDRARGEAGVPIRYDDTEKRRVESDWDSFANYGQALVRSVGNGESVALLMSPTTSPTTLRLISELQSKLPAASVCVYDPIDGGLMNEATQRAFGQPAAQKFDFSEAECIVAFQSDFLGSDAGSQSNSRTFAAKRDPMREETKLEMSRLYVAEGGYTTTGAAADVRIAIRPSQMKAVLAELGRRVEKAKAGETLGKEYDLEHLPEEGDAYNEIDAAARLDRFLNAAAADLAAAGDKGVVVVGETLGADAIVAGIDMNSKFGSLGSIQSFRPYAGPELKNQISIKDALDGINSGELSTVIIVDANVVHTAPGDMDFAKALERTERSIYLGIYDDETAEKCDWSLPMSHPLESWGDCVGADGHYGVCQPQILPLLGGRSAAEVLALMLEQDETEGEKLVRRTADSVTGSAISDRQWRKLLHDGYADDLVVSVEELSAGDTAVELPGELPEITMDVDQDSIEVVFTASEALYDGRFANNGWLQEMPQALTKLVWDNAAIMSPRTAEALGIKHGLMVAIRRGDTTVELPVYEMPGCAPGVITTQIGYGRTRVGAVGGSTELEVDPVGVNVSPIRTIDSMLLAQPVEARPRYTEYDLVTTQDHWAIDELGRDEAESRSFSLIREGTLELLKKLPEFTEAKGPHVPKVGENGSLWKEPINEIEERKEDVPQWGMSIDLTKCLGCNGCVIACQSENNVPIVGKEQVGNSREMHWLRIDRYFQGDPDVADIVQEPVTCMHCETAPCEQVCPVAATVHTNEGLNAMTYNRCIGTRYCANNCPYKVRRFNYFNYNKEVGVGYGIDAYPGSIEKANRKLQQLVLNPDVTVRGRGVMEKCTYCVQRIEHAKIDARKEGRRMVEDGAVVTACQAACPTNAIEFGNIADPESAVSKAKADIRSYGMLTQLNVKPRTTYKARIRNTPFALMTRSQINDLSLEAPHHGHGDHGHEDHGDHGHGEEHGHDSHDEHGHGEEEHATNARRPFQLPIV from the coding sequence ATGACCACTTCGACCCAAGACGCCGGTTTCGATTCTTCCGAAGCCTCCCCATCGTCCGCTGCTGGCAAGCCGCAGTATTGGCGGAGCTTGTCGGAATTTCGTCAGGATGAGTCGTTCGTGAACGACTTTCTACACCGCGAATTTCCCGTCGCAGCGTCGGAGTTCCCCGAAGGCGTTTCGCGTCGTCGTTGGATGCAAATCATGGGTGCGTCGCTGGCGATGGCTGGAGCCGCTGGATGTCGTTACCCCGAGGAATTGATCGCTCCGTTCGTGTTGCGTCCCGCCAACCGAGCACCCGGTGAGCAGTATCAAGCCGCCACCAACTTCGAATTGGCTGGCGAAGTTCAGCACTTGCTGATCACCAGCGTCGACGGTCGACCAATCAAGGTCGAACCCAACACCAATCACCCAGCCGGTGGCGGCGCAGGAACCTATGCCCAAGCCAGCGTGTTGGGGCTGTACGATCCCGATCGCGCCCGCGGCGAAGCCGGTGTGCCGATCCGTTACGACGACACCGAGAAACGTCGTGTTGAGTCCGATTGGGACTCGTTTGCAAACTACGGACAAGCTTTGGTGCGTTCGGTTGGCAATGGCGAATCGGTTGCTTTGTTGATGTCGCCGACGACCTCACCAACCACGTTGCGATTGATCAGCGAACTGCAGTCGAAATTGCCCGCCGCGTCGGTCTGTGTTTACGATCCGATCGATGGTGGCTTGATGAACGAAGCCACCCAGCGTGCTTTCGGTCAACCTGCCGCACAAAAGTTTGACTTCAGCGAAGCGGAGTGCATCGTCGCTTTCCAGTCGGACTTCCTAGGTAGTGACGCTGGTAGCCAAAGCAACTCACGCACTTTCGCGGCCAAACGCGATCCGATGCGTGAGGAAACTAAGCTCGAGATGAGCCGTCTGTACGTCGCTGAAGGTGGATACACCACGACCGGTGCCGCCGCCGACGTTCGCATTGCGATTCGTCCTAGCCAGATGAAGGCCGTCTTGGCTGAACTCGGACGCCGAGTCGAAAAAGCCAAAGCTGGCGAAACGTTGGGCAAAGAGTACGACCTCGAACATCTGCCCGAAGAAGGCGACGCCTACAACGAAATCGACGCTGCGGCACGATTGGATCGATTCCTGAACGCCGCTGCCGCCGACTTGGCCGCTGCCGGTGACAAGGGCGTTGTCGTCGTTGGCGAAACGCTTGGCGCTGACGCCATCGTCGCCGGCATCGACATGAACTCGAAGTTCGGTTCACTGGGGTCGATCCAAAGCTTCCGTCCGTACGCCGGGCCAGAACTGAAGAATCAAATCTCGATCAAGGACGCCCTCGACGGTATTAACTCGGGCGAGTTGAGCACCGTGATCATCGTCGACGCGAATGTGGTGCACACCGCTCCTGGCGACATGGATTTCGCGAAGGCTTTGGAGCGTACTGAGCGTTCGATCTATTTGGGGATCTACGACGACGAGACCGCTGAAAAATGCGATTGGTCGTTGCCGATGAGTCACCCGCTGGAATCCTGGGGTGACTGCGTCGGAGCCGATGGGCACTACGGTGTTTGTCAGCCGCAGATTCTGCCGCTGCTCGGTGGTCGATCGGCCGCGGAAGTCTTGGCGTTGATGTTGGAACAAGACGAAACCGAAGGCGAGAAATTGGTGCGACGCACCGCCGATTCGGTGACCGGTTCGGCGATCAGCGATCGACAATGGCGAAAGCTTCTGCACGATGGATACGCCGACGACTTGGTCGTTTCGGTGGAGGAATTGTCCGCTGGGGATACCGCGGTTGAATTGCCTGGTGAGCTTCCTGAGATCACGATGGATGTGGACCAGGACAGCATCGAAGTGGTGTTCACCGCCTCGGAAGCCCTCTACGACGGGCGCTTTGCCAACAACGGTTGGTTGCAGGAAATGCCACAAGCCCTGACCAAATTGGTTTGGGACAACGCGGCGATCATGAGCCCCCGCACAGCGGAAGCCCTTGGCATCAAACACGGTTTGATGGTGGCGATTCGTCGCGGCGACACGACGGTGGAATTGCCCGTCTATGAAATGCCCGGATGTGCTCCTGGCGTGATCACCACCCAAATCGGTTACGGCCGAACTCGCGTGGGTGCTGTTGGCGGTTCGACCGAATTGGAAGTCGATCCCGTTGGCGTCAACGTTTCGCCGATTCGCACCATCGATTCCATGTTGCTGGCTCAACCCGTCGAGGCTCGCCCGCGTTACACCGAATACGACCTGGTCACGACCCAAGATCACTGGGCGATTGATGAGCTTGGTCGCGACGAAGCCGAAAGCCGCAGTTTCAGCCTGATCCGTGAAGGCACCTTGGAGTTGCTGAAGAAGCTTCCCGAGTTCACCGAAGCCAAAGGGCCACACGTTCCGAAGGTGGGTGAAAACGGTTCGCTTTGGAAAGAGCCGATCAATGAGATCGAAGAACGCAAAGAAGACGTGCCTCAATGGGGGATGTCGATCGATTTGACCAAGTGCCTGGGCTGCAACGGCTGCGTGATTGCTTGCCAAAGCGAAAATAACGTTCCGATCGTTGGCAAGGAACAAGTTGGCAACAGCCGCGAAATGCATTGGTTGCGAATCGACCGATACTTCCAAGGCGATCCTGATGTGGCGGACATCGTTCAAGAACCGGTGACGTGCATGCACTGCGAAACCGCACCGTGTGAACAGGTTTGTCCCGTCGCGGCAACGGTTCACACCAACGAAGGTCTTAACGCGATGACCTACAACCGTTGCATCGGGACTCGTTACTGTGCCAACAACTGTCCTTACAAAGTCCGTCGCTTCAATTACTTCAACTACAACAAAGAAGTGGGCGTGGGTTACGGCATCGACGCTTACCCAGGTTCGATCGAAAAGGCCAATCGCAAACTGCAGCAATTGGTGTTGAACCCCGATGTCACCGTTCGCGGTCGTGGGGTCATGGAAAAGTGCACCTACTGCGTGCAACGAATCGAGCACGCCAAAATTGACGCTCGCAAAGAAGGCCGTCGCATGGTGGAAGACGGTGCCGTCGTCACAGCTTGCCAAGCAGCTTGCCCGACCAACGCGATTGAGTTTGGCAACATCGCGGATCCTGAATCGGCTGTTTCGAAAGCCAAGGCGGACATTCGCAGCTACGGCATGTTGACTCAGCTCAACGTCAAGCCACGCACGACCTACAAGGCTCGAATTCGCAACACGCCATTCGCCTTGATGACGCGTTCACAGATCAACGATTTGTCGCTGGAGGCTCCTCATCACGGGCACGGTGACCACGGTCACGAAGATCATGGCGATCATGGGCACGGCGAAGAGCACGGCCACGATTCGCACGACGAACATGGTCATGGTGAAGAGGAACACGCCACGAACGCTCGTCGGCCCTTCCAGTTGCCGATTGTTTAG